A genome region from Deinococcus seoulensis includes the following:
- the ftsZ gene encoding cell division protein FtsZ — translation MQAARIRVIGLGGAGNNAVNRMIESGLEGVEFIAGNTDAQVLAKSHAEIRIQLGDRLTRGLGAGANPEVGEKAALEDRERIKEYLEGTDMLFITAGMGGGTGTGSAPVVAEIANEMGILTVAIVTRPFRFEGPKRLRVAEEGISKLAARVDGMIVVNNEKLLTAVDKKVSFREAFLIADRVLYYGVKGISDVINVEGMINLDFADVRNLLAGSGTVLMGIGAGRGENVAEEAAMSAIHSPLLERGIEGAQRILVNVTGSFDLSMTDANEIVEKIREATGFDEPDILFGITPDEAAGDEVRVTVIATGFNEVPTTIAGGGGVSILDTSSHSKVRATYDPKDYDIPAFLRNVERD, via the coding sequence ATGCAAGCGGCCAGAATTCGCGTGATTGGCTTGGGCGGTGCCGGCAACAACGCCGTCAACCGCATGATTGAATCCGGACTCGAGGGTGTCGAGTTCATCGCCGGAAACACGGACGCTCAGGTGCTGGCCAAAAGCCACGCCGAGATCCGCATTCAACTGGGGGACCGCCTCACCAGAGGGCTGGGCGCCGGAGCGAACCCCGAAGTGGGCGAGAAAGCCGCGCTGGAAGACCGTGAACGCATCAAGGAGTACCTCGAGGGCACCGACATGCTGTTCATCACCGCCGGGATGGGCGGTGGAACCGGTACCGGCAGCGCCCCCGTGGTCGCCGAGATCGCCAACGAGATGGGCATCCTGACGGTCGCCATCGTCACGCGGCCCTTCCGGTTCGAGGGACCCAAACGCCTGCGGGTGGCCGAGGAAGGCATCAGCAAACTCGCGGCCCGCGTGGACGGCATGATCGTCGTGAACAACGAGAAACTGCTGACCGCCGTCGACAAGAAAGTCTCGTTCCGCGAGGCGTTCCTGATCGCCGACCGCGTCCTGTACTACGGCGTGAAAGGCATCAGTGACGTCATCAACGTCGAGGGCATGATCAACCTGGACTTCGCGGACGTCCGCAACCTGCTGGCCGGGAGCGGCACGGTCCTGATGGGCATCGGCGCGGGCCGCGGCGAGAACGTGGCCGAGGAAGCCGCCATGAGCGCCATTCACAGCCCGCTGCTCGAACGCGGCATCGAGGGCGCGCAACGCATCCTGGTGAACGTGACCGGCAGCTTCGACCTGAGCATGACCGACGCCAACGAGATCGTCGAGAAGATCCGCGAGGCGACCGGCTTCGACGAACCCGACATCCTGTTCGGCATCACGCCCGACGAGGCCGCCGGGGACGAGGTACGCGTGACCGTGATCGCCACCGGCTTCAACGAGGTGCCCACCACCATCGCCGGAGGCGGCGGCGTGAGCATCCTCGACACCAGCAGCCACAGCAAGGTCCGCGCCACCTACGACCCCAAGGACTACGACATCCCCGCCTTCCTGCGGAACGTGGAACGCGACTGA
- the ftsA gene encoding cell division protein FtsA → MKDNTIIVGLDIGTTKITTVIGEVGPHGTVDIIGSGTVNSEGMKRGSVVNLERATQAIKQSVQSAERVSGVKVESVFVSVAGNHAKAITSHGLAAIRRNQEIGQSDVDRAIENARAVPLDPNLEIIHTLPQEYVVDGQEGIKSPVGMHGVRLEVDVHIVAGTAGPLLNLRRCVQEAGLHVDGFALHALASGLATLEAAEQGQTVIVVDMGGGTTDVAVFKRGNLVHSACIPIGGEHVTADLAQILKIPGEEAENVKRRYGAALPDLADKDLTLEITTSSGSTHALSAFELSRIIKPRMAEIFGLIRDEIDQSLGPVELVAQGVILTGGASMLRGTPELARDRFRLPVRVGRPRGIGGLTDIVAGPGDAASVGLVLYGIGEDGRVPAVVFTGADTAGGHRETRTDHRPDTRTDHRPAPDASVTAHTADAGAAHVPAPAPTAPTQPPAKPGVSFMDRVRNWFKDWM, encoded by the coding sequence ATGAAAGACAACACCATCATTGTGGGCCTGGACATCGGCACCACCAAAATCACGACCGTCATCGGCGAGGTCGGCCCGCACGGCACCGTCGACATCATCGGCTCGGGCACCGTCAACAGCGAGGGCATGAAACGCGGCAGCGTCGTGAACCTCGAACGGGCCACGCAGGCCATCAAACAATCCGTCCAGTCCGCCGAACGCGTCAGCGGCGTCAAGGTCGAGAGCGTGTTCGTCAGCGTCGCAGGCAACCACGCCAAGGCCATCACCAGCCACGGACTGGCCGCCATCCGCCGCAACCAGGAAATCGGGCAGAGCGACGTGGACCGCGCCATCGAGAACGCCCGCGCCGTCCCGCTCGACCCGAACCTCGAAATCATTCACACCCTCCCGCAGGAATACGTCGTGGACGGCCAGGAAGGCATCAAGAGCCCGGTCGGCATGCACGGCGTTCGCCTGGAAGTCGACGTACACATCGTCGCCGGAACCGCCGGACCGCTGCTGAACCTGCGCCGCTGCGTGCAGGAAGCGGGCCTGCACGTCGACGGCTTCGCACTGCACGCCCTGGCCAGCGGCCTCGCCACCCTGGAAGCCGCCGAGCAGGGCCAGACCGTGATCGTCGTCGACATGGGCGGCGGCACGACCGACGTGGCCGTATTCAAACGCGGCAACCTGGTGCACTCTGCCTGCATTCCCATCGGCGGCGAGCACGTCACGGCCGACCTCGCGCAGATCCTCAAGATTCCCGGCGAGGAAGCCGAGAACGTCAAACGCCGCTACGGCGCCGCCCTGCCGGACCTGGCCGACAAGGACCTGACGCTGGAGATCACCACCTCCTCGGGCAGCACGCACGCCCTGAGCGCCTTCGAACTGTCCCGCATCATCAAGCCGCGCATGGCCGAGATCTTCGGCCTGATCCGCGACGAGATCGACCAGTCACTCGGACCGGTGGAACTCGTCGCGCAGGGCGTGATCCTGACCGGCGGGGCGTCCATGCTGCGCGGCACGCCCGAACTGGCCCGCGACCGTTTCCGCCTGCCGGTGCGCGTGGGCAGACCGCGCGGGATCGGCGGCCTGACCGACATCGTCGCCGGACCCGGAGACGCCGCCAGCGTCGGACTGGTCCTGTACGGCATCGGCGAGGACGGCCGCGTGCCCGCCGTGGTGTTCACGGGCGCCGACACTGCGGGCGGCCACCGCGAGACGCGCACCGACCACCGCCCGGACACCCGAACCGACCACCGGCCCGCGCCGGATGCCAGCGTCACGGCCCACACCGCCGACGCGGGCGCCGCGCACGTGCCCGCACCGGCCCCCACCGCGCCCACCCAGCCGCCCGCGAAACCCGGCGTGAGCTTCATGGACCGCGTGCGGAACTGGTTCAAGGACTGGATGTAA
- a CDS encoding cell division protein FtsQ/DivIB, which yields MSADPDGPPRNRRLSPQEYGGAVDLSFGPQESAEAREAPAESPPEVRPRRVLSRRQWALRGVLSAALVAGAGVGLWYALPVKTVTVEGNRRLPEGRVVELAGLQGSFGWLYYGAWRARGLLDSPWVASASVTRVFPDTVQIRVTERVARVRLQRPDGSVVAVSVDGTPLPGAVNTQKLPLVSGWGPDRLDEVLQVLAALSRYNVQSVVFTPTGLTVKLPSGSVWSGDPQALLKYAGSISMYPDKDISIYPWGVSVQE from the coding sequence GTGAGCGCCGATCCGGACGGGCCACCCCGTAACCGCCGCCTCTCGCCGCAGGAGTACGGCGGGGCTGTTGATCTGTCGTTCGGCCCGCAGGAGTCTGCGGAGGCCCGGGAGGCACCGGCGGAATCTCCGCCGGAGGTCCGGCCTCGCCGGGTCCTGTCGCGCCGTCAGTGGGCGCTGCGGGGCGTGCTGAGCGCCGCGCTGGTCGCCGGGGCGGGCGTGGGCCTGTGGTATGCGCTGCCGGTCAAGACCGTGACGGTCGAGGGCAACCGGCGGCTGCCGGAGGGCCGGGTGGTGGAACTGGCCGGGTTACAGGGGTCGTTCGGCTGGCTGTACTACGGCGCGTGGCGTGCGCGGGGGCTGCTGGACAGTCCGTGGGTGGCGTCGGCGTCGGTCACGCGGGTGTTTCCGGATACGGTGCAGATTCGCGTGACCGAGCGGGTCGCGCGGGTGCGCCTGCAACGTCCGGACGGGTCGGTGGTGGCGGTGTCGGTGGACGGCACGCCGCTGCCGGGGGCCGTGAACACCCAGAAGCTCCCGCTGGTCAGCGGGTGGGGGCCGGACCGGCTGGATGAAGTTCTGCAGGTGCTGGCGGCTCTGTCCCGCTACAATGTGCAGTCGGTCGTGTTCACGCCGACCGGCCTGACGGTGAAATTGCCTTCCGGGTCGGTCTGGAGTGGCGATCCACAGGCGCTCCTGAAGTATGCTGGGAGCATCAGCATGTATCCAGATAAAGACATTTCCATCTACCCCTGGGGGGTGAGCGTCCAGGAATGA
- a CDS encoding UDP-N-acetylmuramate dehydrogenase — MIAAPVSRTGARVERLPLARFTTLGVGGESEVWFVSDHAQLAEAMEQPYRILGGGSNLVIADEGVPERVIRLSGPLAERDLEPDPHLSTADEIVTGWVGGGVPLPGLIRQLQKLGLSGLEGTVGIPAQVGGAVWMNAGTRYGEMFDGLHTIEIVTPQETRQVTPDDLNWGYRDSGIPRNHVVSRVRLRLRRSTPEAVLEKMDFADNARKGQPKMKTPGCAFKNPGGVSAGRLIDEAGLKGTRVGNALIAPEHANFIVNLGGATAADVHALLNVIRERVPVPMELEYELWPEALPAGTARDVTERDGTVS; from the coding sequence GTGATCGCCGCGCCGGTCAGCCGTACGGGCGCGCGGGTGGAGCGGTTGCCGCTGGCGCGCTTCACGACGCTGGGTGTGGGCGGCGAATCCGAGGTGTGGTTCGTGTCGGACCACGCGCAACTGGCCGAGGCGATGGAGCAGCCGTACCGCATCCTGGGCGGCGGCAGCAACCTCGTGATCGCCGACGAGGGCGTGCCGGAGCGCGTGATTCGCCTGAGCGGCCCGCTGGCCGAACGGGACCTGGAACCGGACCCGCACCTGAGTACCGCTGACGAGATCGTGACCGGCTGGGTGGGGGGCGGCGTGCCGCTGCCCGGCCTGATCCGTCAGCTTCAGAAGCTGGGCCTGAGTGGCCTGGAAGGCACGGTCGGGATTCCCGCGCAGGTAGGCGGCGCGGTCTGGATGAACGCCGGTACGCGCTACGGCGAGATGTTCGACGGTCTGCACACCATCGAGATCGTGACGCCGCAGGAGACGCGGCAGGTCACGCCGGACGACCTGAACTGGGGCTACCGGGACAGCGGCATTCCGCGGAACCACGTGGTGTCGCGCGTGCGGCTGCGGCTGCGGCGCAGTACCCCGGAAGCGGTGCTGGAGAAGATGGACTTCGCGGACAACGCCCGCAAGGGGCAGCCGAAGATGAAGACGCCGGGCTGCGCGTTCAAGAATCCGGGTGGCGTGAGCGCCGGGCGGCTGATCGACGAGGCGGGCCTGAAGGGCACGCGGGTCGGGAACGCGCTGATCGCGCCGGAGCACGCGAACTTCATCGTGAACCTGGGCGGCGCGACGGCCGCCGACGTGCACGCGCTGCTGAACGTGATCCGCGAGCGGGTGCCGGTGCCGATGGAACTGGAGTACGAACTGTGGCCCGAGGCGCTGCCTGCCGGCACGGCGCGGGACGTCACGGAGCGGGACGGCACGGTCTCGTGA
- the murC gene encoding UDP-N-acetylmuramate--L-alanine ligase has product MGVGGIGMSAFARLLAAAGHRVSGCDESVTELTAQLQAEGIPVAAGHAAAHVLDAPFGPVDVLVASEAVPKSHPELVAAHASGTLVRPRMALLGDLLRAGPSVGVIGTHGKTTTTSMIAVAMQGAGLDPSAFVGGIVPEFGSNARVGTGPFVAEVDESDRAFADLGCGTAVFTNAEDDHVGGNQATYWETVEEQHAGFARFVAQSGRVLLCADWPGLDELVTGAPERLSYGQAEGADYRAVNLRPDEDGTSFTVSFRGEVLGEARVGLPGTHNVLNALAALAVTHLHGGDFARAASALGAFRGPGRRWQRIGELNGALIVDDYAHNATKVAAAVQAARQTGRRVRIVFQPHRFLRTQQSWPRLADALMDADEVLLMDIAAASEAPIEGIHATLISGRMVAGGHAGVTYMPDRQEILRVLRASAAPGDIIVTMGAGDVWKLSRELAGGQA; this is encoded by the coding sequence ATGGGCGTGGGCGGCATCGGCATGAGTGCCTTCGCGCGGCTGCTGGCAGCGGCCGGGCACCGCGTGAGCGGCTGCGACGAGTCCGTGACCGAGTTGACGGCGCAGCTTCAGGCCGAGGGCATTCCGGTCGCGGCCGGGCACGCGGCGGCGCACGTGCTGGACGCGCCGTTCGGGCCGGTGGACGTGCTGGTCGCGTCGGAAGCGGTTCCCAAATCGCACCCGGAACTCGTGGCGGCGCACGCCTCAGGCACGCTGGTACGGCCGCGCATGGCGCTGCTGGGCGACCTGCTGCGCGCCGGCCCCAGCGTGGGCGTGATCGGCACGCACGGCAAGACCACCACGACCAGCATGATCGCCGTGGCGATGCAGGGCGCGGGGCTGGACCCGTCCGCGTTCGTGGGCGGAATCGTGCCCGAGTTCGGCAGTAACGCCCGCGTGGGCACCGGGCCGTTCGTGGCCGAGGTGGACGAATCCGACCGGGCCTTCGCGGACCTGGGCTGCGGGACGGCCGTGTTCACGAACGCCGAGGACGATCACGTGGGCGGCAATCAGGCGACGTACTGGGAGACGGTCGAGGAGCAGCACGCGGGCTTCGCGCGGTTCGTGGCGCAGTCCGGGCGGGTGCTGCTGTGCGCCGACTGGCCGGGCCTGGATGAACTGGTGACGGGCGCCCCCGAACGCCTAAGTTACGGGCAGGCCGAGGGCGCCGATTACCGCGCGGTGAACCTGCGCCCGGACGAGGACGGCACGTCGTTCACGGTGTCGTTCCGGGGCGAGGTGCTGGGCGAGGCGCGCGTGGGGCTGCCCGGCACGCACAACGTGCTGAACGCCCTGGCGGCGCTGGCGGTCACGCACCTGCACGGCGGGGATTTTGCGCGGGCGGCCTCTGCGCTGGGGGCGTTCCGGGGGCCGGGGCGGCGCTGGCAGCGGATCGGGGAACTGAACGGCGCGTTGATCGTGGACGATTACGCGCACAACGCCACGAAGGTCGCGGCGGCCGTGCAGGCGGCCCGGCAGACCGGGCGGCGCGTGCGGATCGTGTTCCAGCCGCACCGCTTCCTGCGGACGCAGCAGTCCTGGCCCCGGCTGGCCGACGCGCTGATGGACGCCGACGAGGTGCTGCTGATGGACATCGCGGCGGCCAGCGAGGCGCCCATCGAGGGCATTCACGCGACCCTGATCTCGGGGCGCATGGTGGCTGGCGGGCACGCGGGCGTCACGTACATGCCGGACCGTCAGGAGATTCTGCGGGTGCTGCGTGCCTCGGCCGCGCCGGGCGACATCATCGTGACGATGGGTGCCGGGGACGTGTGGAAACTGTCGCGCGAACTGGCCGGAGGTCAGGCGTGA